The stretch of DNA GAACCTTACGTTCCTGCTCCTCGCATACGCGGTGAAATCCGTTTTTGAACCTCTGTCTCAACTTAACGGGCATAGGGTTTATTGAAAACATAGGTTTGTCATTACCCTTCACGTCATTCAGGTGGCGTTGCCCCCTTGGCGAAGTGCCCTCCACTGCTGTAGTACATGCATTAGCCGAGGATGTTAAGCACCACACGGCCATCGCAGTATCACAAACGAGGTAGCCATGTCCTTTGCCCGCCGCACCGCAGCACACGCCCATTCGCCCGCAGCCGCTCCTGCCATGCAGACGGACGACATCCCCCTGCGGGAAACAACGCCGCCCCCGCTGCGCCTGCTTCTCTGCCTGCTTGCCTGCCTGTGCCTGACTCCGGCGCTCGGAGGCTGCGGTTCACGCAATACCGCAACGGTAGTGCAGGACGGCCCGTTGCCCACGCGGCAGGAAGCGGCCATCGTCCGCACGGCCCGCAAAGCCATTGGTGCAGACTACAATTATGGCGGCTGCAATCCGGCCGAAGGCTTTGACTGCTCCGGGCTGGTCTGGTGGGCCTATCAGGAAAACGGCCTTTCCATTCCCCGCACCACCTCGGCCCAGAGTGCCGGTGGCCGCCCTGCCGACTGCGCCTATCCCAGACAGGGCGACGTGATCGTCTTCCGCATCTCGCACAAGGGGCTGCACTCCGGCATATATTCCGGCAACGGATATTTCGTGCACAGTCCCAAGACCGGCCACGTGGTGCGCGAGGAATCGCTGCGCAAGGATTACTGGCAGTCACGGCTGCTCACTTGCCGCCGCTACCTGCCCTGACCCTGCGCAGACCCTGTCCTGCCCCCTACCCCGGCTCCAACAGTCATGAAGCCCCTCACCCCCCTGAGGCCAGCCCTGACAAGACTTCCCCGAGACGTGCTGCAAACGCCCCTCTCAGGCTGCCCGCATGATCCAGCGAACCAATCGGCACCTCAAACGGGAAGATTCCGGCATAGATGTTTGCATGCAATACAACCATTTGATATAGTTGCATTATATTGACAAACCCTATCCGGAGAAGCCTCATGTATAGAAAAATTCTATTGCTCGTCGCAGCCTGCGTACTCGTTCTTGCCGGCAATGCCTTTGCCGGCAGCTACAACTACATCTCACCCGAGCAGATGAAGACCAACCTTGAACAGAAGACCCCCATGCACATCATGGATATTCAGGTAGAGGATGGCTATGCCAAGCATCACCTGCCCGGTGCCATGAAGTCCTGCGCGTATCCTGTAAAGTCCGCAGAAGACAAAGCCAAGCTCGATGCCTTCATGGCAGACATCACCAAGGACGAGGCTCCTGTCGTCATCATCTGCCCCCGCGGCAAGGGCGGTGCCGAGCGCACCTACGAACACCTGAAGGAAAAGGGCATTTCCGAAAGCCGCCTGCTCATTCTGGAAGGCGGTCAGGAAGGCTGGCCCTATCCCGAATCGCTGGACAAGTAATTCTGGTTCTGAATGTTGCAGAGCCGCTCCGGATGATCCGGGGCGGCTCTTTTTTGTATTGTCTCTGTCTGTCAATCACGGGGCAATCACGCGGACAACCGCGCGGGAACGGCTCGGCCCGAACACGGCCCGAAACACGACAGGGCATGGCAGTATATGACAGGCAGCTAGCGGGCCAGATGGTGCCGCAGCTTTTCCAGCACGGCCTGTTTCTTGGCAGGTTTGGCCAGATAATCGTCACACCCTGCGGCAAGGCACTTTTCGCGGTCTTCGGCATAGGCATTCGCTGTCAGAGCGATGATCGGCACCCGACGCTTGCCTGTTTCCGTTTCAAAACTCCGTATGGCCTGGGTTGCGGCATACCCGTCCATACCGGGCATCTGGATGTCCATGATGACGGCATCGAACTGCCCTTCCCTGAACTTGGCTACGGCCTCATTGCCGTCTTCCGCATAGTCGCAGGTATAGGGCGAATCCTTGAGATAGAAGCCCATGAGCATGCGGTTGGCACTGGAATCTTCCGCAATGAGCACCTTTCCTGTCTGGTCGGAATCATCCATGGAGCTCCCCTCGGCAGACGTTATGGAAAGGCCCGGCGCGAGCGTGTTGTTCAGAAGACCTTCCAGCACACTTATCAGCTTGCCCGGCGTGGCAGGTTTGGCGAGAATCGGCAGTCCGGTCTGGGGCAGCGTCTTGCCGCCCTGCGGGGAGTGCGAAGAATCCAGATAGAGCAAGGTGGGAGGCAACATGGAGCCGAAACGCTTCAGCATCTGCCTGTGCGCCGACACACCGTCCAGTTCTGCCAGATCACTGCCCATGATAATGGCATTAAACCGGGTGGCGCCCTGCCCGTTCTGTCGTTCCAGCTGATTCTGCGCCTCCTGCACCGAGAAAGCCTCCACACTTTCAGCACCATAGTTTGCAAGCGTGAGCACAAGATAATGCAGGGTAACGGGGTTATCGTCCACAAGCAGCACCCGCCTGCCCGCAAGCGACGGAGCAGAACCACTCACGGACGACTGTTCCGGCAGGGGCAGCACGCAGGTGAATGTAAAGGTCGCCCCCTGTCCGGGACGGCTTTCCACGCTTATGGCACCCCCCAGATACTCCACAAGGCGCTTGGTAATGGCGAGCCCCAGCCCTGTTCCGCCATATTTGCGGGCGGTTGAACTGTCAGCCTGCGTAAACACGTCAAAAATGCTCTGCTGCTTGATGATGGGAATACCTATTCCCGTATCCTTTACGGCGATTTCGAGCGTTACGTTATTCTCTACCCGCTGCAGCACGTGCACCGTGGTAATGACATGGCCGAGCGCGGTAAACTTGAGCGAATTGCTCAACAGGTTCAGCAGAATCTGCTGCAGCTTGTTGGGATCGCCCACCACCTTTTCCGGTACGTCGGGGGCAATGTAGAGAATGGTTTCCAGCCCCTTCTGCGCGGCCTGTACACTCGTCATGGAATACACGCGTTCAAACAACCCTTCGAGACCGAAGGGAATATGTTCAAGCTCTATATGGCCGGCCTCGATTTTGGAAAAATCCAGAATATCGTTGATCAGGTCGAGCAACACCTCGCCGGAGCCGCGCAGCATCTGCAGATACCGCGACTGCTGCTCGTTGAGGCCGGATGCCTGCAGCATATCCACCAGTCCCAGCACGGAATGCATGGGCGTGCGGATTTCGTGACTCATGGAGGCAAGGAACCCGCTCTTGGCGCGGTTGGCTTCCTCCGCATTCTGCATGGCCTTGCGCAAAGCGTTCTCGGCCGCAATACGCGGTGAAATATCGCGTATAACACACAGAACCGCGTCCTGCTCCTGATACCGGAGTTTGCGGATATGCATTTCCGCATGAAAGGCATCACCCTCAACGGGCATGATGCGCATCTCGAACTGCCGTTTGGCCAGCGGGCTGCCGGCAGGTGTCTTGCGCACCATCTCCAGCACCTGCCACATTTTCTGGCCGTATTCCTGCATCACCAGATCCTGCATGGACAGAGAGAGCATGCGGTTGCGTTCCGTCCCCATGAGGTCCAGCGCCTGCGCGTTGCATTCGAGAATCCTGCCGTCGAGGTCATAGATGATGATGGCATCCATAACCTCCTCAAACAGCAACTGATAGCGCGCCAGTTCCTCCGCCTTGCGCAGATTCACCAGCATCGCGTCCAGCGCATGAAGCACGTCGTTCACTTCGGTAATGGGCGTAACGCCTTCAGGCAGGGCAAGACGCGCCTGACCGAGCGAAATGCTCCGCGCGCTTTCTGCCAGCGCCCGCAGCGGGCCGGTGATCTTGAGACCTATGAAATAGGCCAGAATGGAACATAGAACACTGGTGAACAGCAGCACCACAACATTGTTCAGAAGGTTGGAACGCTTCAGTTCCTCAAGCGGGGCCGACGAGGCAAAGTAGTAGATACCCTCGAATCCGGTGGCAGCCAGCAGGCCCTCACGCCCTTCCACCAAACAAGGCTGGGGGATACCCTTGTCCGTGACTCCCGAAGTGTATTGCACAGAGGCAGGCCTGCCGGTGCGCAGGTCGCGAAAAGCTCCAAGATGGAGAACGAGCAGGGAATAATCCTCTTTTTCAAGAAGCACTCCCTCTGCCGGAGGTTGGAAGAAATACATGCCCACGGCCGTACCCACAACCTGCGAGCGGTTGCGTATAGGGCGCGTTGAGGCCACGTAGAACCGGCCTTCCGATGTCAGGGATAACGAACTGGTCTGCGGTGCAGGCTGAAGAGAAAATTCGTGGGCCTCTATGGGAATGGGACCGTCTGTTGCGGCATACACGCGCTGGGAATCGGCCGCGCGCAGATACAAGTGCAGATCAGGCGCAGCTGCGGCAAATGCGGCCAGACGTTCCCGCATCTGGTATTCCACCCCCAGCTGCAGGGTCACACGAATGGAATTGTCTTCGCCAAGGGCATCCAGTTGCCGCTGGGCCTCACCCATTCCCCTGAAATAGTACTGGCCGAGCTGCTTTGCTTCTGCGCCCACG from Desulfovibrio subterraneus encodes:
- a CDS encoding C40 family peptidase translates to MSFARRTAAHAHSPAAAPAMQTDDIPLRETTPPPLRLLLCLLACLCLTPALGGCGSRNTATVVQDGPLPTRQEAAIVRTARKAIGADYNYGGCNPAEGFDCSGLVWWAYQENGLSIPRTTSAQSAGGRPADCAYPRQGDVIVFRISHKGLHSGIYSGNGYFVHSPKTGHVVREESLRKDYWQSRLLTCRRYLP
- a CDS encoding rhodanese-like domain-containing protein, whose amino-acid sequence is MYRKILLLVAACVLVLAGNAFAGSYNYISPEQMKTNLEQKTPMHIMDIQVEDGYAKHHLPGAMKSCAYPVKSAEDKAKLDAFMADITKDEAPVVIICPRGKGGAERTYEHLKEKGISESRLLILEGGQEGWPYPESLDK
- a CDS encoding PAS domain-containing hybrid sensor histidine kinase/response regulator, which encodes MLKRNTSRSVTSLIIVATVGLVFVCALALLAVMQYTYSGSMYRQFQDRVGAEAKQLGQYYFRGMGEAQRQLDALGEDNSIRVTLQLGVEYQMRERLAAFAAAAPDLHLYLRAADSQRVYAATDGPIPIEAHEFSLQPAPQTSSLSLTSEGRFYVASTRPIRNRSQVVGTAVGMYFFQPPAEGVLLEKEDYSLLVLHLGAFRDLRTGRPASVQYTSGVTDKGIPQPCLVEGREGLLAATGFEGIYYFASSAPLEELKRSNLLNNVVVLLFTSVLCSILAYFIGLKITGPLRALAESARSISLGQARLALPEGVTPITEVNDVLHALDAMLVNLRKAEELARYQLLFEEVMDAIIIYDLDGRILECNAQALDLMGTERNRMLSLSMQDLVMQEYGQKMWQVLEMVRKTPAGSPLAKRQFEMRIMPVEGDAFHAEMHIRKLRYQEQDAVLCVIRDISPRIAAENALRKAMQNAEEANRAKSGFLASMSHEIRTPMHSVLGLVDMLQASGLNEQQSRYLQMLRGSGEVLLDLINDILDFSKIEAGHIELEHIPFGLEGLFERVYSMTSVQAAQKGLETILYIAPDVPEKVVGDPNKLQQILLNLLSNSLKFTALGHVITTVHVLQRVENNVTLEIAVKDTGIGIPIIKQQSIFDVFTQADSSTARKYGGTGLGLAITKRLVEYLGGAISVESRPGQGATFTFTCVLPLPEQSSVSGSAPSLAGRRVLLVDDNPVTLHYLVLTLANYGAESVEAFSVQEAQNQLERQNGQGATRFNAIIMGSDLAELDGVSAHRQMLKRFGSMLPPTLLYLDSSHSPQGGKTLPQTGLPILAKPATPGKLISVLEGLLNNTLAPGLSITSAEGSSMDDSDQTGKVLIAEDSSANRMLMGFYLKDSPYTCDYAEDGNEAVAKFREGQFDAVIMDIQMPGMDGYAATQAIRSFETETGKRRVPIIALTANAYAEDREKCLAAGCDDYLAKPAKKQAVLEKLRHHLAR